From the genome of Lotus japonicus ecotype B-129 chromosome 6, LjGifu_v1.2, one region includes:
- the LOC130725815 gene encoding F-box/kelch-repeat protein At3g06240-like has product MTHQRLASLGCYDRTPFSSVTSLTFQQLVSLAFYDDRKSLTSCYVQSLLENPLAPLETCRFNVQTKWVHILGSCNGLLCLADRSCLFRLMNPFTRLASKRSPPLDVRSPPVDLDVRDDVITQYGFGYDQVNNKYKVLITYGFPRVTKLYTFGTKSWTTIQNFPCDHQVPWRWWDKQGKFVSGSLNWWVPERNGIISFDLEKETYGEVLLPLHMGGDHPFNHVLEVLSNRLCLCYFNDIHCVVWLIKKYGNQQSWKKLMLIPHSKLNMAMPMPIHASCCLRPLCISENGIVFMRTIDLQLVSYNTKNGSSDDPEINMGRYRRDDMHIYHESLISPP; this is encoded by the coding sequence ATGACCCACCAACGATTGGCCTCTTTGGGCTGCTATGATCGCACCCCATTCTCGTCCGTTACAAGCCTGACCTTCCAACAATTGGTCTCTTTGGCCTTCTATGACGATCGGAAATCATTAACATCATGTTATGTGCAGTCATTGTTGGAAAACCCATTAGCCCCTTTGGAAACTTGTAGGTTCAACGTGCAAACCAAATGGGTACATATTTTAGGGTCATGCAATGGGTTGCTGTGTTTGGCTGATAGATCTTGTTTATTCAGATTGATGAACCCATTTACCAGATTGGCATCCAAGAGATCACCACCCCTTGATGTGAGATCACCACCCGTTGATCTTGATGTGAGGGACGATGTGATCACACAATATGGTTTTGGCTACGATCAAGTTAACAACAAGTACAAAGTGTTGATTACTTATGGCTTTCCTAGAGTAACCAAACTTTATACCTTTGGTACTAAGTCTTGGACAACAATTCAGAATTTCCCATGTGATCATCAGGTGCCGTGGCGATGGTGGGATAAGCAAGGAAAATTTGTGAGTGGTTCTCTTAATTGGTGGGTTCCGGAAAGAAATGGTATTATTTCCTTTGATTTGGAGAAGGAGACCTATGGTGAAGTGTTGCTCCCTCTGCATATGGGTGGTGACCACCCCTTCAATCATGTGCTTGAAGTCTTGAGTAACCGTCTTTGCTTGTGTTACTTTAATGATATTCATTGTGTTGTGTGGTTGATTAAAAAGTATGGGAATCAACAATCTTGGAAGAAGTTGATGTTAATCCCTCATTCCAAGTTAAACATGGCTATGCCTATGCCCATCCATGCTTCTTGTTGCCTTCGACCTTTGTGCATTTCAGAAAATGGCATAGTTTTTATGCGAACTATTGATCTCCAATTAGTTAGCTATAACACAAAGAATGGCAGTTCGGATGATCCTGAGATTAATATGGGAAGGTATAGGAGGGATGATATGCATATTTACCATGAGAGCTTAATTTCACCACCATAG